DNA from Bacteroidales bacterium:
ATAAACAGCCTGATGCAGGGGGGTATGGCCATGAGCATCTTTAGTGGCGACATTTCCTCCGGAAAGGGCTGTCACCAAATCACGCAGACCGGCTGCGGTAGCATAGTCGAACGCGGAAAAGCCTTCATTATTTTTAACAGAAATATCGGCTCCCTTAGATATCAGGTAAAGAGAAGTCTCGGTCTTGCCGTTACGTACTGCCCAGATCAAGGGTGTATTGCCTCCATTATCAGTAGCATTGATGTCTGCTCCCTTTTCAACAAGCATGGCAATGATATCTTTGTTACCACTCTTAGCCACACAATGCATGGGAGTTTCACTGGCATTATTCATGAGTGAAACATCCGCCCCTCCATCGACCAGCATCTTAGCAATGTCTTTGGATCCTTTCAAACAAACATAATAAAGAGATGTATTGCCCATCGCATCACGTTTGTCGAGGTTGATCCCTCCTTTTTTCAAAAAAGTTTGCACAATTGCTTTATTGCCTGTTTTACAGGCATTCAGGAAAATATTATCCATATTTTTATCTTGTTTTGGTTTTTATTACTTCATTTTCCGCTATCCGGAGAACATGGCGCTTATCTATTATTGTTTGGTTGCAGTTGATATGGCCGGGCATTTCCTTTTTCTCCGGGATAATATAATATTACCTTTATTTTTCTGCAGAGATCAACAACATCATCGGCCTACGAAGCTCTTCTTTCATTTCAGGATATTCAGCCAGCATATCAGGAGCCGGCTGTGGTTCTGCCACCTCTTTTACGGTATAACCGCGTTTAAGTAACGTACCCAGATAGGTAGCCAGTGTCCTGTGGTATTTTACCAC
Protein-coding regions in this window:
- a CDS encoding ankyrin repeat domain-containing protein encodes the protein MDNIFLNACKTGNKAIVQTFLKKGGINLDKRDAMGNTSLYYVCLKGSKDIAKMLVDGGADVSLMNNASETPMHCVAKSGNKDIIAMLVEKGADINATDNGGNTPLIWAVRNGKTETSLYLISKGADISVKNNEGFSAFDYATAAGLRDLVTALSGGNVATKDAHGHTPLHQAVYNNQSETVAALLRADTSNVNDLSDDGMSALMMAVSNSNMAIIETLLKNGADVSLNLLSGDSVLHYAAGLGNRFVGKALIEAGAEVNGKNTYSQTPLIVAAIRGHNDFTAMLVEAGAEVNATDNNGKSAMAYAAEAGYNEIVEQLLMAGAEN